Below is a genomic region from Flexivirga aerilata.
CAAAATCACAACATCAAGCTCCGCGAGGTTGCCGAGTTCCTCGTGTCCACCCGCGAATTGCCCTCGGGGCGTACTGAATCCGAGGAAGCGACCCCCGGCGCCTAACCCGTGCCCGACGGCGCATGCCCAGACCGTTCCTGGGTATGGCAACCGCATGTCCCGACCTCGCTTCTGCCGCACCACGGCGTTGCTCGTCGCGAGCCTCGCGGCCGCGTCGCTGGGCGGTTGCGCTACTCCTTCGCCGACGATGTCCGACTACCAGACGAAGACCCGCACGACGGCGCGAGCTGCCGCCGGGATCGTCGCGACCGCCAGGGCCGGCGCGAAGGCATGGCAGGACGGCAAGCTGACCCATGCCTACGCCGACACCATGGTCACCGAGGCCGAGGAGGACATCGGCTCGGTGGTGAGCACTTTTGACAGCCGGCAACCACCGACGCAGGCCGCGATCGCGCTGAGGGACCGCATCGACGCACCACTGGAGTCCGCCTCGAATGCGCTGTCGGACCTGCGGATCGCATTGCGCCGCAGCGATCACGAAGGGGTCAAGTCGGCGACCGACGATCTGGCCGCTCCGCAGCGATCTCTGGAGGGCCTGGAGCAGGTGGGACTGTGAAGCGGGTCTTCGCGGTCGCATTGGGATTGGTGACGGCGATCGGTGGCTTCGTCGACATCGGCAACCTCGTGACGAGCGGTGTCACAGGGGCGCGCTTCGGCATGTCACTCACCTGGGCTGTCGTCATCGGGACCTTCGGCATGACGGTGTACGCGGAGATGGCCGGCCGGGTCACCGCAGTTGCCGGGCGTCCGGTGTTCCATGTGGTGCGCGAACGCCTCGGCGTTCGTTTCGGACTGTTCAACCTGTTGGCCAGCTGTCTGCTGAACCTGCTCACCCTCGCCGCCGAGCTCGGCGGGGTTGGCCTCGCGCTCGAACTCGCGAGTGACGTCAATTACCTGCTGTGGGTGCCGCTCGTCGCGCTGGCCTTGTGGGGCGTGCTGTGGCACCTGCCGTTCAAGGCGATCGAGAACCTGTTCGGCGTGATCGGGCTGTCGCTTCTCGTCTTCGTCGTGGCGTTGTTCTGGTTGCCGACCGATTGGGGGACGCTGCTTTCCAGCGCGGCCAGCCCTGCTGTGCCTGCGCAGGAGGCGTATCCGACCTACTTCTTCTACGCGGTGTCGTTGATCGGCGCCTGCCTGGTGCCCTACCAGATCATCTTCTTCTCCTCCGGCGGCATGGAAGAGGGGTGGACGCGGCGTTCCATGATGCAGATGAGACTGAACACTCTCGTCGGCTTTCCACTCGGCGGGCTGCTGAGCCTGGCGATCATGGCGACGTCCGCGGTCGTCCTGCAGCCGCTCGGCTCTGACGTCGGGCACCTCAGCCAGGTCGGCTTCCCGGTGGCAGTCGCATTGGGCAAGGTCGGCCTTGCATTCGCACTGGTCGGCTTCTTCGCCGCCACCTTTGCCGCAGGTGCGGAAGCGACTCTGTCCACGGGGTATTCGGTTGCCCAATACTTCGGGTGGGCGTGGGGAAAGTGGTTGCGGCCGAGCGCCGCGCCGCAATTTCACGTCGTGAGTCTGCTCGTTCTGCTGGCCGGGACGATGCTGGTGCTGACGACCATCGATCCGGTGACGCTGACTCTCATGTCGGTAGTGCTCGGGGCCGCTGCCATCCCGCTCACCTTCCTGCCGGTGCTCCTCATCGCCAATGACCGTGACTACCTGGCGGACCAGGTCAACGGCCGGTTGGCGAACGCCTTCGGAGTCATCTTCCTCGCCGTGGTCACGGTGGTCTCCGTCGTGACCTTGCCTCTGCTCTTCTGGACGCGGGCGGGTGCCTGATGACGGAGTGGGAATGGGAGGCATCTGCGGCGAGCCAGCTGCTCGACGTGCAGATCTACTCCGCCTCCGGTGAGCCGGTCGGCAAGGTCGACGATCTGGAGTTCTCCACGACCGAGCGCAACGAGGCACCGGTGCTGACCGCGTTCCTGTGCGGCCCAACGGCATTCGGCCCCCGCATCGGTGGTCTACTCGGGCTGGGGGTCTGGGCCGCAGCGCGGCGTCTGTCACCGACCGGAGCCAGTCCGGTGCGCATCCCGCTCAGTGAGGTCAAACGTATCAACCGCCGGGAGATCCGGTTGAGGGAGTCGGCGCAGGTGCTCGGCATTCATCGCGGCACGGAATGGACCCGCGAACACGTCATACGACCTCTCTCCGGAGGATCCCGATGAGAACTCTCGACCTGCTCGGTTCGGACGCGATCGACACCGACGGCCGATCGCTGGGCTGGGTGCACGATCTGCGTCTGGAGTCCGGTGCGGCACCCACGCAGGACTCCGGGGAGCCGGCCTTCGTGATCGCCGCCCTCGTCGTCGGTCCGGTCGGCTTCGCGCACCGGCTTGGCTTCGGCCGCGGGCAGATGGCGGGCCCGTGGCCCCTGACGTGGTTCTTCCACCGCCTGGCGGCCCGCTCGTCCATCGTGCCGTGGTCCGATGTGGTCGAGATCGAGCCGGGCCGGGTCACCATCCGGGTGGAGCGCGAGCGCGACGAAGCAGGCGGGGAGCCGGCATGACTCAGAACGGTGGCCTCGACGTCCTCATCGCGTGGGTGGTGTTCGCCGCCTTCGTTCTTCTCCTCGGTCGACGGATCCTGCGTCACCACCGGGATGCGGCTCGCTGCGCCGACGACTCCGACCGACTCGACGAGCGGGCCCGCTCGCGCGACCGCGACAGGTAGCGGGCCCACGTCGGGCGCTCACCACACCGCGCCCGGCCGGCGCGAGCGGGAGGGCGTGGCCGCACGGCGGCGTCGTTCGAGGATGGCGAGTGCGCGGTCGAGGTCGTCGGGCATCACCGACCGCTCTCGCACGATCCACGGCAGGTCGAGCAGGACCATCACCAAGCCGCGCAGGAGGGTCCGGCGTGACCTCGTGGTCCGGGCGATGAAGATGGTCCACGAGAGGGCACGCCGCGCGGGACGGTGCAGCCAGGCGTTGGTCACGGTGTTGCGCACGCCGAGATGCCGGATGCCCGCGGCGTTCGCGCCGCTCGGGTAGTGATGTGCCACGACCTCGGGGACGTAGCGCAGCTGCCATCCGTTGCGGAGCAGCGGGACCGCGAGGGTTTCCTCTTCGCCGCCGATGAAGAAGCGGGGGTCGTAACCACCGACCTCCAGGAACGCCGCGCGACGCACGACGACGGCGCCGGCCATGAAACCGAGGAGCACCGTTCCGGGGAGCCGTGGATCCCCGCGGAGCGGACTCGACGCCATCTCCCGCGAGATCGGGTCGAGCCGCTGCTCGTCGTTGACCAGGATGCGCGCGTTCACCACGGCCAGCCGCGGGTGCTGCTCGAGCAGGTCGACAGCGTGGTCCAGACCATCGCGTTCGAACCATCCGTCGTCGTCGCAGAAGGCGACGTACGGCGTGTCCGCAGCCTCCGCGCCCACATTGCGACCAGCAGCGCCACGATTGGCCGGCAACTCAATGACGCGCACACCGTTGCGATGCAGCAGCGCGACCGTGTTGTCGTCAGATGCGTTGTCAACAGCGAGAATTGGCACGCCGAGCGCTTTCAGATGCCGCACTGTGCGCTCGATCCACCGTGCGCAGTTGTACGTCAGCAGGACCACGGTCACCCGGCCGGCTCGCCGCTCCTCCTCTCCCCCGCGCGACACCTGGTCGCCGGTTGTCGTCATGACACGAGGCAGGCCGGGTCTTCGGCCGACAGGGCAACACGTAACCGTTGCAGGATGTCCGACAACAGCCGCGAGACCTGCATCTGACTCACCCCGATCTGCTGACCGATCTGGCGTTGCGTCAGGTTGTCGACGAAGCGTAAGCGCACGATGAGCTGCTCCCTGGGCTTCAGTGCTCGCAACAGCGGCCGAAGTGCCTGGAAGTCGTCGATGCGTCCGAACTCGGCACAGGGCATGCCCAACGTCTCACCGAGCGACACACCGTCCTCGCGATCAGCCGGGGCTTCCATCGAGCGCGCGACGTACTGCAGGTCGACCGCCCGTGCACTTTCCACCTCCGACACCGCGAGGCCCGCACGGTCGGCCACCTCGTGCGAGTTCGGTTCTCGACCGAGTTCCTGCGTCATGGTCTCGGCGCAGGAGCGGACCGCAAGACTCTGCTCCTGAAGCCGCCGTGGCGGCCGCACGGCCCAACCGTGATCCCGGAAATGGCGTTTGAGTTCGCCGGCGATGGTGGGCACCGCGAAGGCGAGGAAACCTCCGCCGTGGCCACAGCGGTAGCGGCGGACGGCATGCACCAGGCCGAGCAATGCGACTTGCTCGAGATCCTGGCGTTCCAGCCCACGATGGTCGTAGCGGTGCGCGATCGATGTCGCTACCGCCATATGGTCGATGACCACCTCGTGCCGGAGTCGGGCGGCGGTGTGACGGCTCGCACGCTCGGCTCGGCTGAGCAATGCCTCGGCACGCGCTGCGCGGTCGCGGGCGACCTTGTTGTCATTCTGCGGTCGTGGCATGGACCTACCCCTCGGGAGAACCACACCGACCACGCTTCTTGAGCCGGCACGCTGCTGCCTACGGTGCACCTCACCGTCGGCTCGCGCAAGGGCGTGAAGAGGTCCGATGTGCGAATTGCCCTGCGCCGCAACGAGTTGGTGCCCGCAGAAAGTCCCCTTGCCGGCTGCCCAATCGCTCCGAAGCCGGGTGACGTCCGGAAGACCGGATGAAAGAACCGACGATTCGACGCCTCGCCGACGGGGTAACGGTGGCGCATGCGAGTACTCGGCATCAATGCGCTCTTCCACGACCCGTCCGCGGCACTGGTCGTGGACGGCCACGTGGTGGCGGCTGCCGAAGAGGAGCGCTTCAGCAGGCGCAAGCACGGCAAGCGTCCGGTGCCGTTCGCGGCATGGGAGTTGCCGGTCGAGGCGGCACGGTGGTGCCTGGATCGTGGCGGTGTGCCGATGGAGGGACTGGATGCCGTGGCATATTCCTACGACCCGGATCTGGCTCGGCCGGCCGACGAGCTGGGGCTGGACGACCCATGGGATTCGTTGCGGCAGTTGTACGCCCAACGAGCACCGCGTTTCGTCGAACACGAACTCGGCACGCTGACGAACGGCGAGTTCCGGTTCGTGCCACACCACGAGGCGCACGCAGCGTCGGCCGGCCTGATCGACGCAAGTCGGGGGTCCGATGGCCGCACCAGTGTGCTGGTGATCGACGGGCGTGGAGAGCGCGCGTCGCACCTCGCCGGAGTCTACGACGGCTGCAAGCTGGAAACCCTTGCCGCACAAGCACTTCCGGACTCGCTGGGCCTCATGTACGAATCACTCACCGAGCACCTGGGCTTCCTGCGGTCCAGCGACGAGTACAAGGTGATGGCACTGGCGTCATACGGCCGTCCACGCCATGTCGGCGCATTGCGCGAGCACGTCCACGCAACAGGTGACGGAGGGTTCGTGGCCCGCGCCCCGGACTGGAGTGCGTGGGTGCCGCGGCGTGGCAGTCACGAGCAGTGGACCGATGAGCACGCCGACTTGGCCGCTTCCGTGCAAGCCTGTCTCGAGGAGACACTCCTCGATCTCAGTGCGTGGCTGCACGCGGTGACCGGCACCTCGCACCTGGCGATGGCGGGCGGCACCGCGTTGAACTGCGTGGCGAACTCCCGGGTATGGCGTGACTCCCCCTTCGACTCGGTGTGGGTCCAACCCGCTGCCGGGGATGCCGGCACGGCGCTCGGGGCCGCATTAGCTGTGGCCGACGACGTCGATCTGGGTGGCGTGCCCTTCCCGAGCGCGGCGCTCGGGCGCGGCTGGACCGACGACGAACTCGCGGCCGAGTTGCGACGCGCTGCGGTGCCCTTCACCACGCCGCCGGATCTGCCGTTGACCATCGCGTCCGCGCTGGCGAACAACGGGGTCGTCGCCTGGTTCGACGGCCGCAGCGAGTTCGGCCCCCGAGCGCTCGGCCAGCGCTCATTGCTCGCCCACCCGGGCGATCCCGACAACCTTCGCAGGCTCAACGACGTCAAGGGCCGCGAGCAGTTCCGGCCCGTGGCGCCGATCGTGCTCGCCGAGCGGGCAGCGCACATCTTCTCGGCCGGACCGGTCCCGAGCCCCTTCATGCTTTTCGTGCATGAGGTGAATCCTTCGTGGCGACAACGCATCCCGGCTGTCACCCACGTCGACGGCACTGCGCGCGTGCAGACCGTCGATCGCAGGACGCAAGCGATGCTGGCCGGCACGCTCGAGCAGTTCGAACGACTCACCGGTCTACCCGTGCTCGTCAACACCAGCCTCAACACCGCCGGCCGGCCGATGGTGGACACGCCGCGCGAGGCTCTGGAGATCTTCGGATCAGCACCGATCGATGTGCTGGTGCTCGGTCCGCATGTCGTTCGTCGCCACGCACTGACTGAGGGGGATGGATGAGTTCGCCGATCGAGTATGACGTGGTTGTCCCGACGATCGGTCGCCCAAGCCTGCACCGGGCGCTGCGGAGTCTGGCCGATCAACACCAGTGGCCCTCGCACGTCGTCGTCGTGGATGACCGCGCGTCCGACGGACCCGCCCTGCCCATCCCCAACGCGCTGCGGGAGCGCTGTTCCGTCAGCGTCGTCACCGCCGGCGGGCGCGGTCCGGCGGGTGCCCGCAACCTCGGCTGGCAGCTGGGTGGGTCGTCCTGGGTGGTGTTCCTCGATGACGACGTGGAGGTGGGCCCCGCATGGGCGGCCGCCCTGCAGGCCGATCTGGCCGCTGCCGGCCCGCGCGTCGCCGGCGTGCAGGCCGTCGTGCGCGTGCCACTGCCCGCTCGCCGGCCGACGGACTGGGAACGCAACACCGCGGCGCTGGCGG
It encodes:
- a CDS encoding NRAMP family divalent metal transporter, whose amino-acid sequence is MTAIGGFVDIGNLVTSGVTGARFGMSLTWAVVIGTFGMTVYAEMAGRVTAVAGRPVFHVVRERLGVRFGLFNLLASCLLNLLTLAAELGGVGLALELASDVNYLLWVPLVALALWGVLWHLPFKAIENLFGVIGLSLLVFVVALFWLPTDWGTLLSSAASPAVPAQEAYPTYFFYAVSLIGACLVPYQIIFFSSGGMEEGWTRRSMMQMRLNTLVGFPLGGLLSLAIMATSAVVLQPLGSDVGHLSQVGFPVAVALGKVGLAFALVGFFAATFAAGAEATLSTGYSVAQYFGWAWGKWLRPSAAPQFHVVSLLVLLAGTMLVLTTIDPVTLTLMSVVLGAAAIPLTFLPVLLIANDRDYLADQVNGRLANAFGVIFLAVVTVVSVVTLPLLFWTRAGA
- a CDS encoding PRC-barrel domain-containing protein, which gives rise to MTEWEWEASAASQLLDVQIYSASGEPVGKVDDLEFSTTERNEAPVLTAFLCGPTAFGPRIGGLLGLGVWAAARRLSPTGASPVRIPLSEVKRINRREIRLRESAQVLGIHRGTEWTREHVIRPLSGGSR
- a CDS encoding PRC-barrel domain-containing protein, which encodes MRTLDLLGSDAIDTDGRSLGWVHDLRLESGAAPTQDSGEPAFVIAALVVGPVGFAHRLGFGRGQMAGPWPLTWFFHRLAARSSIVPWSDVVEIEPGRVTIRVERERDEAGGEPA
- a CDS encoding glycosyltransferase; the protein is MTTTGDQVSRGGEEERRAGRVTVVLLTYNCARWIERTVRHLKALGVPILAVDNASDDNTVALLHRNGVRVIELPANRGAAGRNVGAEAADTPYVAFCDDDGWFERDGLDHAVDLLEQHPRLAVVNARILVNDEQRLDPISREMASSPLRGDPRLPGTVLLGFMAGAVVVRRAAFLEVGGYDPRFFIGGEEETLAVPLLRNGWQLRYVPEVVAHHYPSGANAAGIRHLGVRNTVTNAWLHRPARRALSWTIFIARTTRSRRTLLRGLVMVLLDLPWIVRERSVMPDDLDRALAILERRRRAATPSRSRRPGAVW
- a CDS encoding sigma-70 family RNA polymerase sigma factor, with translation MPRPQNDNKVARDRAARAEALLSRAERASRHTAARLRHEVVIDHMAVATSIAHRYDHRGLERQDLEQVALLGLVHAVRRYRCGHGGGFLAFAVPTIAGELKRHFRDHGWAVRPPRRLQEQSLAVRSCAETMTQELGREPNSHEVADRAGLAVSEVESARAVDLQYVARSMEAPADREDGVSLGETLGMPCAEFGRIDDFQALRPLLRALKPREQLIVRLRFVDNLTQRQIGQQIGVSQMQVSRLLSDILQRLRVALSAEDPACLVS
- a CDS encoding carbamoyltransferase family protein; amino-acid sequence: MRVLGINALFHDPSAALVVDGHVVAAAEEERFSRRKHGKRPVPFAAWELPVEAARWCLDRGGVPMEGLDAVAYSYDPDLARPADELGLDDPWDSLRQLYAQRAPRFVEHELGTLTNGEFRFVPHHEAHAASAGLIDASRGSDGRTSVLVIDGRGERASHLAGVYDGCKLETLAAQALPDSLGLMYESLTEHLGFLRSSDEYKVMALASYGRPRHVGALREHVHATGDGGFVARAPDWSAWVPRRGSHEQWTDEHADLAASVQACLEETLLDLSAWLHAVTGTSHLAMAGGTALNCVANSRVWRDSPFDSVWVQPAAGDAGTALGAALAVADDVDLGGVPFPSAALGRGWTDDELAAELRRAAVPFTTPPDLPLTIASALANNGVVAWFDGRSEFGPRALGQRSLLAHPGDPDNLRRLNDVKGREQFRPVAPIVLAERAAHIFSAGPVPSPFMLFVHEVNPSWRQRIPAVTHVDGTARVQTVDRRTQAMLAGTLEQFERLTGLPVLVNTSLNTAGRPMVDTPREALEIFGSAPIDVLVLGPHVVRRHALTEGDG